The DNA sequence ACAAACTTAGGACTTTATCTGGTGGCATGATTAAGGAAAAAAAGTTGGATGTTCTAATGATAAAAATACCGTTCTAAGTGTACCTCCTGAAAATCATCAGTGGTCCCCATCCTCATTCTTTTGGTAGTAAAACGTCCTATTTGTAAATTAAAATCTTCAGCAACTTACTCCGAgcataaacaaacacaacaaactcCAGTGCGTATCCAGCCAGCCTAACTTGACTGTCTCCACCGCTCCCGTGGAATGTACCCCGAGAAGCGGTGTCACACCGAGGGCCTGAGTACCAGCTCAGTTGGCACTCTCCCATGGCTGTTTGAAATGGTGACACTTGCCTCCTCACTCACTGTGCACTTACTGGCCCTTTTACTCTTAAGGAGGGATCTGAAGAAAGCCTGACAACTGGGCCATGTATGGACCTTGCACACCTGTAGGTCCGTGCATGGCCCTGCCTCATCTGCTTTGGCAAGAGGGTTTGCAAAGCATAAGGATGTGATTGGGCACATGTTTAGTGCTTACCTGGGAATTCGGTGTCCTGCACCAGCTTTCAGAATGATGGCATTTGTAACTCATGTATCCCAACTTGACCCTTGAACCATCTTCTACTAACAGTGGTGGGAGTTCATACCTGTATGTTTCAAAAGGCTCCCATGACAGAGGACAACGTGGGCATCCAAAACTACAGAAACTTACTATTTTCATTACAGAAGCCTTTGCTGCCTCTGTGTAGCTTCTGTGGCTGCCTACAGTGCTTGGGCTCCATGGGCATGTAGCCTAGCCTAATAGATGAGCCCCAGACCCCAGAGAGACACTGTTGCCAAAAACaaagtggacagctcctgagaacCACACCATTAAACTCTGGCATGTGCACAGTATATGGATGCACACTCATACCGCATatagacacaaataaaaacaaattaaaaaaaaaaaagttggggctagaaagatggcccattggttaagagcactggctgttcttccagagaccccaggttcgattcccagcacccacatggcagctcacaggtaTCTGTAACTTCCTGgtaagcatacatacacacagtcaaaatatctattacaaataaaataaaaattaagagataACAGCCATTGAATTTATGGTCCGGTCTAATCCAATATGACTTCTTACCTTGATTACTTATGCAAAGAAATGGTTTTCCAAAAATAGTCACATTCCAAGTTCCAGGTTGATATGAATTTTGAAGGGCACTATTCAACTCAAAATTTTATGGGGCTTAATTTAGAGGAAAGGCCAAAaaggaaatgtagttctgattcTTATGATTCAGTGTGAACCCCAGAAAACCTAAAACATCTTTTGAATTGGTCTCATTAGACTCAGaacatttattaaataatgtttGATTATGTTCTATAACTATGTTCTTTCCTTTCAAAAGTAAGTTTTAGTTGCCTTAGGAATAAAATTCAACATATGAACACTTCAAAATCTCTCTAAAATAAGTTTGTAACAGTAAAAATTGCTTGCCTTAGCATTATTTTCCCCATTTTCGATCATAAAAAAAGATGAAGTAGCAACTGGATATAATTAAGAGTATGAGCTCCGAACCTTAGGCGGAaccttggcctcaaactctgtccCTTGGCACTCTCATCAAGGCTAGGAGTCAGTGGCCCTCAGTTCAGGACTGTGGGACTGCTGCCTGTTTCTGTAAGTGAAGCTTTATTGAAGCAGAGCCACCAAGCTCATTTGCCTGTAGCTACTTTCACCTTTCCACAGCATGGTAAGTCATCGCAGTAGATACTGTGTGGTCCACAAAGCAGTCTGCTAAACCCTAGTCTCCACAGTGTGCTACCCTCACCAGGAAAAAGCCCTCCCTCCTAATTCAGGCTCTCACAGATGGCTTCACTCAAGAACACCAGCAGGTGTTCATTTTAGTTTTTACATTTGAAATCCCTTGAGGTCactttggtgttttgttgttgttgttgttattttcgagacagggtttctctgggtggccttggctgtcctggaactcgctctgtaaactaggctggcctcaaactcatggagatccacccgcctctgcctcctaattgctgggattaaagacatgcaccactacagCCAACTGAGGTAACTTTGAAATGTTTGAGTTTCATAAAGCTAAAAACTAAATGGGAAGTTAAGTTTCATCACATGGTGAAATCATAGGTGTCCTTTCCTCTCACCGACAGCGTGGATTCTATTTCAGTGGCATGCTGTAATATCAGATGTCATTCACTGGGCCAGCTATGATGttgcaaacctgtaatcccaacacaatGGAGGCAAAATAAAGCAGCCTTTTGTATCTAATTGTAACATTACAccatatgaattatttttaaatgctaagaTTTTCTTAAAGACATATTAATATAAGTTATAGAACATGCAATCCTTACAAGTTAGCAAATCTCTTTGTGGGCATCTGACTTTGGAACTTTCTTCTTGGAATTGAACATAGTGCCCCCAAGTTGGCAGATGAGTTTTTCATTGTTAATGTCAAGGTTTTCCTGTGTGTTTGAGTGAGATGTTCCCCATAGTGTAGGGCATCTGATAACTTGGTCCCTCGCAGTGGTGCTGTCTGGGAAGTTTAGGAGGTATGgctggctggaggaagtatgctATTGAGTATGTGTGGGAGAGTTTAAAGACTCCCACCATTGCTAGTTAGATCTGCTTCCTGCTTGAAATTCAAGATGTGGACTCTGCagctcttcctgctgccatgcttcctgcttcCCTGCCTCGATGGACactaaacccttccttctgtaagttgccctggtcatggagTTTATCAGAGCAGTTGAAAAACAGCTCATGCAGTCTGTAAGCCTCCAGCAAGGATCTCTGGGAGAAGCTGCATcctaagatttcttttcttttcttttagccaGACACACAATACCGAAACTCGTGTGCCTCTGAGTATCCTCACCAGGCCCGCCCTGGCAGGGGGTCTGCAGGTACAGGTGGGCTGCAGTTCATGCTTTTGTCTCTCTTTAGTCCTACACAGTCTCCTTTCCTGCAGACTTGTCTATATTTACCTATCCCTCGTCTATGTAAATCGTATTAGCATCATTTTGGAAGATGGCTATAAAAGAATGGCCAACTGCTCAAAGCCAAAAAGTTCTAGAtttctgcctttttaaaaaaaataccaagtaaaTTATCTTTAAggtaaattacttttttttaaacaaaaatttgggggactggaaaaatggctcagtggttaagattatttgctgttcttccagcgAACCcaaggttcccagcatccatgtcaggcaactcacaaccacctgtaagtccagaTCTGAGAGatcagactccctcttctggcctctacgggTACTTACACAtgtgtggcatacactcacaggCCCAAACATACACAGaagtaaaaatacatcttttttttaaagcctccAATCTTCCTACTCCATCAGCTACACTTTTAGTCAGATGTTAACTGAAATGTGCATCTTAGTTTTTTAATGAGTAGGCTCCCAAGCAAAACTAGGCTACAgcttggttttgctttgagacaagagtctctgtTTACCCTGATAGTCCTGAAtttactatgcagaccaggctggccttgatcttagaatcctcctgcatctgcttcccaagCGCTGAAAGGTATGTCAGCAAACCCGCTTGCTTTTACTTCTTAGACGAGTTGTTTCTTCAGTAGCGTAAACTATTCAAACATGACTTTTAAAAGTGCCTCGGTGAATGTGTGCTTCTCAGTACTTAGAGACAGTCTTCAAATTTAAAGTCCACTAGTAATTTATGCAAAAGTCCCTCAGATATGAACTTAATTGTTGATTACCAAATACAAACTATTTATTAATGTTATTTTGTGCAATTCTGTGTCTGATAGGTCCTCAGTCACATGGGTCTACAAAACCTCAATGCAGAGGTGGCCCCATCTCTAGAACTAGGCAGTGACCACAGGGCAAGTGAGAATCTGCAAGGCTGCAGCAGACTGCAAACACATGGAAAGTTTCGTGCACCAGTGCTCAGGCCCCCAACGAAGCAAAGCTCCTACAAACAGCAGCTTGGGCCACCTTCAAAACTATCTTGGTACAACTGTCCGAGCAACACTACAGAGTATCTGCCAAAGACTGCGTGGGCAACTGTTCTGTGTCCAGTTACTGTCTTCTTCCAACTGTTCCACTGGGCAGTAAAGATTGTACCCAAAGATGTGACAATGAAAAACCACCCCAAATCACTGCTCTGTTGTCTGTAACCAATCACCAGTTCAATTCTTGTACAACTCAGTGAgattacatacacacagatgatTCAGATCACTGGCTTCAGAATATTTCTGCTTATATTAATTTCTGGAGAACTGCACTGTTCTAACATATTTTTAGAAGAAAGTGCTGCCAAAAATCTGAGATACTCGTCAAATAAATGTCATTCCTAAACTTTAAGTTCcttattacatttaaattatttttgtgtatgcatgtgtgtgggcatacacgtggtcagaggacagcttgcaggagtcaggcCGAACCCAGGGGTCTTGGGGGAGGGGCCTTTGCCTACTGAGCCACCTGGCCAGccaatctttctttttaaaaagcagaataaaataaaaaagctaacTACAGATAATCAGCACTGGTGTAAAGAAATCAGTTTCTTTCTCCTAGGACAGCCTTACATGCCTGCTTCACATCAgggtctttgtgtgtgcatgcatgtggaagccagatgtcGCTGgttgtctttccttttcttcatctcattttttaagacaggttctctcactgaacatggagctcctCATTCATGCACAACAGGGTTTTTGTCCGTgatggggatccaaactcagtctTCGTGCTTATGATACAAgtacttgaccactgagccagctctccattCAAAGAGCACTCAACTGGAGAACTTCATGTTCCTCTAGTTACACCACAAGCTTCTCAAGAACACTGGAAATGCAGCAGTGCTGTTAACCCGGCTCGAGTCTGTCTTAGTAAAATGGCACTGACTGTTGCCTTAGCTAGCACACCACTTTGACGTTACTTGTTTTCAGAGTGGCTAAATGCAAATGGTTGTCTATGGACTGTGACATAAATTATTCCAAGTTCGTATGCCATCAATTCGATAAGATGCTTCAGATATCTTGAATTATAGTTTAATTCAATTAAATAGTTCTAACGTGCTTGTGATCACAAAGAATGTGTAATGTATCCACCGTAGATGATAACGCTCAGTAGGAAAAGAGGCTCGCTCCTGCATTAGTCTACAATCAGGACTTGAACAATCACTACAAAGACGCCACATACTGTAGTGAATACCTGCCAACCCAGGGTATAAATGAAAACTGTTCTCACAAATCCATACAGCGAGTACACTCTAACATCACGTCTATACAGGTGGCCTTCCTAAGCAGCTGTGACTCAGTACCCCTCAGGCCACTCAGTTGAGTGTGTGTCCCCTCAAAGCTAGTACTCATCTTTATAAAAACCTGAGTACAAGTCTACGTAGCAAATCCCAGgcgagccagagctacacagcaagacacagcAAACAAGCAACAAGCCAGGCAGTGACGAGCAgtgatctgtgagttccaggacagccaaggccacacagagaaaccctgtctcgggaaaacaacaaaaaaaaacaaaacaaaacaaaaaacaaaacagattgaaacacataaaaaaaaaaaccctgctgtaCTTAATACATACAAATTAATGAGTTTGGATCTCACTCTTACAGATGAAAAGTACAGACAAGCCCAGTGAAATGCCTAACCCTGAGCCCTGCAAAGACAGCGCTATGACATTGTCTCTGCTGCAGAAGCCAGCCGGTCTGTCGTAATGCTGACTTGCTTATCTAAACACTATAGTTCTCTAGATAAAAATGGGTCATTTAATAATCCACCAGaccttttaagtttttctttatttagtcaTATACAATCTTACAAAATAGTCTGCAGTAATATGAACACCCACTTCTACCACAAGGACAGAAGACAAAACATAACAGTAGGCCAGGAAAAGAGAATCTCTAGGATTATTAAGAAGCTGATCACCAAGTGTTCTGAGGGTGTTCTCCGTAGGTAGAGCATCAACTCCCTGGGCAGAATACCCATGGAAGCAAATGTTGTCAAATCCACCCTCCCAACCATCACCACTACTTCCTTCATGTGAAGCCCTCACACAATGTCAGGTGAATTCTAGGAAACACTAAGATCAAGTTGATGAATCTTGCCTGTCTTAGGTGATCCACATATTTTAAGGAGAACAAACTTCTCTCAAAGGTTAGGCTAGCACCTGCCTTCACCTTGTTTACCATGGCACCACTGACACATAAGGACCCGTGAAGAGAAAAACTccattatttcttttccttcttggatGCCGTTCTTTTCCCTTTGGAAGGTTTGCAGTATTTTGCTTCCATCTGagccagaaaattgtccatttcctttTGCCGATCCTTTTGTCTGCTCTGTTTGAGAAGTTAAAACACAGCTTTCAAAATGTAAGACTGTCCACTGAGACAAAGCATTTCACGGTTAGGAGGGGCTGGAGTCGAAGAAACACACCAGGATTAATAATGGGTATGGGCTCCCTCTGGAGTGTAACAATACTCCAGACCAGTGGTGACAGCTGTACAATGTGGAGGGGGGAAATTACTTAATTGTTCACATGGTTTAAGTTACGTGTAATtgtgccttaaaagaaaaaaaaaaaaatcggaatACGCTCCCAAGAGTATACACACAGTAAGGGACCGTGAGGGCTGTGAGAGGAGCTTGAGGAGCCTGCCGCGTTTACCTGGATGAGGGCTTTCAGGTTCTCCACTCCCTCCTGCAGCCCCAGCTCCTTCCGGCTCAACTCTGCCTCTTTAGCCTCTTCCTGAGCCTGAACAGAAACTTTCATCAGACTCCATGGCAACCAAGAAATAACGGAAATACACCTTTTTTCCCTTAAAGGAAATGTTAAGACCCCTTCTAGAGCTGGAGATACATGAGTAAAATTACACGTGGTTTTCATTAGAAGGTGGCATCCACTGCTCTGATCCAGCTGTTTTATCCCCATTTATACTTGATAGAGAGCCCAAGTTCTCTGGCATCAAACCACACGGtgacacaaagcaaaacaacctaCTAGgtggtctggggggggggggtcacatagCCAGGGACAGCTTCAAAAGAGATGCCAGCTATCAGACACCTCAAGATCTTCATCGGAAACCCCACTGTGTACACAGCACTGGTGGCAGCCTCGTGAACTGCAGTGGTTCAAAGGCTTTCTCGGGAGCTGGCCAGCTGGCTCCGTGGTGAGCAGCACTGCTCGCTCTTCAATatgcccagcacccatatcaggtggcctCCCACTCCAGCTCCTGGAAATCAACAGCCTCttcttggcctctgtgggcactcacACTCATcgcacaccagcacacacacgtaaatttaaaaatgttttctgagtAGTGAGAAAAAACATTAGCAAATTCAGTTTTAGCCTTTCTTTACCTAACTTGAAAGCTGCCTTCACTTAACAAAATTTGCCAAAATACCACAAGAACTCCTAAAGGCAGCAACAGTGATAATACGAGGCCCTAACTCCTTGAAAAATGCTCTAATTAGCAAAGAATTTCATTAATACTGGGAATAATAATCGGATCTTGTTATTCCAGAACAAAAAcaagttttgttttattcagcACCCCTTCATCCCCTCTCACAGCTTTCAAACGGTCATTTTCCCCTCAACCTCTTAAGTTTCTCCAACTAAAATCACATGTTCGAATACAGCTGTTCTCAGTTTTACCTGAGAAAATGACTGACCTGATTAACAAGCAGTGGGCATGACTCTCAGCAGATGTAGCCATGCAACAAAATGACTTTGATATCGTCTCACTTCTTCCCTCAGAGCAACAGACGTGAGTCTCTTATCTCAGTAAAACAGGCCCTAAACTCACCCCATACACAAAGGTCAGTTTTTCTCTGCAATTTCATGTATCCCAAAGCTCCAGCTCTTTGCCCGTCCACTTGAGCCACACGAAAGACGACTCGAGTGCCCACCAGACACCTAAAATCTTAAACTGCCTGCCCTCCAGAGAACTCTCACTGTGAGAGCCAAGACGAAGCAACTGCTGCTTTAATGGCAGTCCAAGGTAACTTTTCCAAAGAGCATTTGGACACAGACCTTTGCTACCCTGAATTCCTATGCTACCATCCCTACCAACTCTGGCTCAACAGGGGTATCAAGAATTACAAGTCCCAATCCTCAATACTCAGCAATCAAGTGTTCCTCAGAATGGGGGCAGAAAGACTCACCTCAATGtgctttaaaaaagagagagaacaaagaagcAGGTGTGGTCTGGAGAGACCACTCAGTGGTCAGAGACTAGATGTCAACTCCCTGGGAACTGAAGTGACAGTGAGCCACCCGACcttggtgctggaattgaacttcTCTGTAGGAGCAGTACATGCCCCcagagctatttctccagcccctcagtttaaaatttttaataattatatgcatttacagaatttaaaaaatacatctgtGCTGTCTCCCCCTCTTCTGAGCAGTTTTGGAGACTCAATTTGGGACCTCCCACATACTAGACAACCAGTCTGGCAGTGAGCCACACTCCAGCAGCCTGAGCTCAGAAGCGGCAATCTCTTCATTAGCCTCCTCAGTGGTCACGTACCAGGACCACCACGCTCTAGCACTCTACACTCTTTTTACAACCCTGCCATCTTCCCCTGTTCACCACATATGTCTCCGCAGGAAAGCCTCAGCAAGGTTACAAGGACTGACTGCCCATGTGAAGAGTGTTTCCGAGTCACTTTCAGGCTGATTTCACACAATCCATAAAGTAACAATTTTCAGCACAACATaccaaaagcaaacacacacacacacacacacacacacacacacacacacacaccagggtttCTTCATGAACCGACAAGACTATCTAGTTGGAGGAGTGCTGCAGGTGAAGCGGCCTGTATTTCAGCAGTAAATACTCCAAGATCCCTTTCAGAAGCAACTGAGATTATGTCACGAACAGCATTCAGACTTACCCTCCTCTTCCTTGCGTTCATCTTTTGCTTAGACTCTTTGACGAAGGCATTGTAGGACGGGACCTCTTTGGCATCGATAGCTTGTTGAATGATGTTTCTTATCCGGGGCTCGTCTGTGTATTGCACACAAAGCACGGACTCCATGATCTGATCCATGTCGCCCTTGAAGTCCAGGTAGGCCTGCTTAACATCGGCTAGCTCTTCTTCAGAGCCTTTGTATGTGTTTTCAAAAGCCTGAATGTCCTCTAGCGATATCTAATAACAAAGAAGATGGCTTTAACTTCGAGAATTTTACTTGTGGACTGGACGACGGGAATTAGTCAAAGCCACTAAAGAAAGcccttttacctttttaaaaagtaacctcCAATACGCATCCCAGTCCCGGTCTTGGTTGAGGCCAGCGGTGTCCTCGTCCACTGTGCCCTGCTCATCGTACACTGCTCTCTGCTCCTTGTCACTCAGAACCGCATAGACTCTCCCCAAGATCTGCAGGCAAAGAGCATCCAAAAGTCACCCCGAACCTCCCGCTGACACCGTGGGGCTAGAAATGCTTAAAAATGCCAGGCCGGGGATCCGCAGTGCGCTGCCCCGGGGTGGGGTCGCCGCAAGAGCCGGAGAAGTCCGGGTGGCCGCCCGAACACCGGCCCACATACCTGGAAGCGGCGGGTGGCATCCTCTTTCTGGTCCGGGTCTACGCGGTCCGGGTGCACTTGCAGGGACACCTTGTGGTAACCGCGCCGGACCTCGCCGTCGGAAGCCTCGCGCCGCACGCCCAGCACCCGGTAGAGGTCGGCGGTGCCGAACACCTGCTCGCACAGCTCCAGCAGCCCCATGTCCGGGAAGAGGCTGCTCCGCTAACGCCGAGAACCTGAGCCCGTCAGCCGCTCCGCCTGTCAGCCGCTTTTTCCCGCCCAAACAGCCTTGGGCGCCTGCGTCACAGGGGGCGCAAGGGGGCGGGGCCGGCCGCGCTTTCCGGCAGCCGCAAAACGGACTCGCTCTCGCCGGCGAAGTAAAATACGGCGCTCAACCTGCGGACTGCGGCGTCTCCTGGAGTGGAGCCGCGGCTCGCCACGCCCGCACTCCTTCCTACCCCGAAATCTgcccccccacctcacccccaggtTTCTTGCACAGAAGCTCACTCAATGACACATGAAAGTATTTAACAGTGTCCCGATAAAAAGCGGTTACTCGGGCTGGCGAGGATGCTCAGCCACACCTGGCGACCTCCAGGACGcatcaagttgtcttctgacctccacacgacACAtcacagaaaataagtaaatgtaatacaAGTGGTCAGGTATCAGCGCCGAGAAATTTAATATGCTCAACTCAAAGGTTAaagtaacgtgtgtgtgtgtgtgtgtgtgtgtgtgtgtattttttaagaCGGTTCTCAAAGCGGTACAACTACAGGCTGAAATGACATCATCTGGGATGAGTCCCTCAATCTCTGCGGAAAAAGCCTGTGTTGAACAAAATGCACACAACACAGCTTTTAAGAATACCTTTTATCCCGGGACCGCACAGAATTAATCCCACTCGCCTGCTCCAGTCATCTCTCACTTTCAATGTGCATATTGACTCAACCTCTCATTTTAAACATTGCATTCCTCTCCTCGATCTAGAAATCAACGCCAACTGTCAGTCCCTGTCTATCGACTCTCAAAGTCCCCTCATGCCAAGTGAAGGAAAACCAGCAGCCCCCTTGGAGAGCCTCAACTTCGGAACGTGCATTAGCTAGCAAATGGTTTCAGAACCCAGGTAAGACAAGCCAGAGCGTTAGCAGACCTTAGAACCTTCCGGATACCTTAGCGTTACTCTAAATTTGAAACCTACATTATCCAGCATGTGAAAAACAAACATGTGAAGGAGACACCCACCGCTGCACAGTGGGGGCTCCCTCTCAGACCCTGGAtcaggcacaaaccacacccaaacacctgtttacacagagatcctttattaaatggggaagaaaagttaaagtggctcctttctgactcaggcagaaaataCCAGCAAATGACCTTTCAGGTGtgatttttaagaagagaaaaaggggaggtctgtgttagaatgggttAGAAGGCCGTGCATATTTTGACTGGCCattgttaattaggtgaaccaaaagGGGCTTTTGATGGCTGAACTTTGATACTTTGATAGCTGggctttggtagtcagcctcaggaggaggaagtggccaaataaaggaATGGACCTTGGTCGATAACTTTAGAAATGTAATCTAAGGTTTTCAGCAAGATAGAAGGAATTGGGGAGAAGGGGAAGGCCTGCCAGGGCCACATGCTCgagtgggctagtgtcccttcactGTGTAGTTCATACCTACAGCTGCAGAATCCTATTGTTCTGGTGAAGCAGGTTAGATGTGAT is a window from the Peromyscus eremicus chromosome 9, PerEre_H2_v1, whole genome shotgun sequence genome containing:
- the Dnajc9 gene encoding dnaJ homolog subfamily C member 9, translated to MGLLELCEQVFGTADLYRVLGVRREASDGEVRRGYHKVSLQVHPDRVDPDQKEDATRRFQILGRVYAVLSDKEQRAVYDEQGTVDEDTAGLNQDRDWDAYWRLLFKKISLEDIQAFENTYKGSEEELADVKQAYLDFKGDMDQIMESVLCVQYTDEPRIRNIIQQAIDAKEVPSYNAFVKESKQKMNARKRRAQEEAKEAELSRKELGLQEGVENLKALIQSRQKDRQKEMDNFLAQMEAKYCKPSKGKRTASKKEKK